The genomic segment atgatgtgacggcagccagagttcgccagtatgctccccacacaccagctatgagTGACGAAgccagatggggattattaggaggccatgactggtaaagggcagatggaaatttgaccaggatgcagcagttacacccctactcttttcaagaaattccctgggatttttaatgaccaccgagagtcaggacctcagcttgaagtctcatccaaaggacagcgcctttttacagtagagTGTCTCCTTCACTGTAGTGgcacattaggacccacacagactgcagggtctATCTAAACCTCCTAATATGTCGATAAAATGCCCAGATTAAGTGTACGTGTAGCTACAAACTATGTTCGTAATATTTTTTGCATTGTTGTTCATAGAGATTACGTAAGCgttaaaatatttctatttttgaaCGGACAAGATAGGTCACCACGGTTTCCTGTACTCTTACAAAAGTGCACTGCTTCCTTCTACAGCATGCTCCGCTTGCAGCGCTACAGACGGTACCGTGAACCTCACTAAATACTTGTTAGAGCGGTAGACCACCTGTTCCCGAACATCCCCTCTATGCGCTGGCCTCCGGGAGGACAGGTGAACAGAGATCGGGAAGCGTGCGGGCGCCCAGCGCAAACCAGCTGGCgcgcagtgacgtcaccgcgccgCAGCCGAGCACGTCCGAGTGACGACGGGGCGGTGCTGTCGCGAGCCGTCCGGAGGGCGGTGCCCGTTGCGCTTGCGTGACCTTTAGGAGGCGGGCTCGCGGGGCTCCGAAGGCGGCCAGGCTAGTACTTCCTGCTCCGGGGGGAAGCGAGAGGCAACCCGAGCCGAGACGGGCttctgagatacacagacacatacacatCGGAGAGACGCGGGTACGTGGTAAGGTTTTTCTGCcccagaaatgaaaaaaaaaaatcctttattacagaggagctggggaGGCCGAGGGAGCCGCCGTCGATCGCGAAGCGGGTAGTACGTGGAGTTCAGAGGCGGGAGGACGGCGGGATTGGTCTCAACAAAGGGATTTAGCCAACTAGCTTGCCGACTCGGTGCGAAACCAGGCAGGCGgatattttcctttttgaaagaaaagctggtcttcagtttttttttttggctgggttgctggggggggagggggtcgAGGAAGCTGAAATGAGCGGTGTCGATCACAAAACAGGGTCCAGGTGGGGGTTATTCGGGGGAAATTGGACCGGAGATGcgcggtgttttttttttccgggaGCATGCGATCTCCGCCGCGGGGTTCTGGCGTGTAGCAGCCCCGGAACTGGAGGCAGAGAGAAGACGCTGTTAATTGGAGGCCGGGTATCACACGGACTGGAacaccatttttaaaattatcctAGCAATCCCCCCACTGACCTGTTTGAGTCAATTTCCCTGCAGTACCCGGATTGCTGCATGCATCACATTAGTATATTCAATTTGCAAACTTAGCGCTGTCCTTTTAACACACGTATGGGTGTAGCAGGTTTGAATTGGCAGGCTAAAACTGGGTGTGTTGAATCGGAGAAGCTGTACTTTACCGCGGAATGAAATGTTACACTAGACCCCATGAAGCCCCAGTTTAATCTAGTTGTAATAATAGTACGGTACAATATTACCGAAGCTGTTTCTCTGTGTTGTTATCGATGAGTGACTTGATATGAATGGAAGTAAGGAAAACCTGTAGGGAATCTAGATGCGAAATATGAACAAAATACGTTGATCGACACTTGTGGGTTCATTTTATAAGTTACAATAAGCGGAATTATAAAATTATACCTTCTCGATATGCAAATTTCACTTAATGGCAAGTAATATACGGATTTCCCTACATGTGCTCACAGTTGCATTCTGGGTAAATGCTAATGCACAAAGTGTTTGTTTTCCTGGAAAACTGCTGTCAACATCtgataggttttttttttcttattccttGAGTGGAATGATGGGACACCACTTTCACACCCAAAGGGTGCCGGAGCCTTTTCAataaaaagcttacagcactCTGTTTGGAATAAGAgggggaaatgtgtttttttttaaatacctcaCAGCTGGGGTTACTGTGCCTTTATCTGTGGAACTGCATTTCATATTGTTTCACGTGCACAGAAAAGAACATATTCATGGACACACTCCCCTCTACAGAAGTAAGAACAGACTGTGTGGCCCATTTCAGCTAGTCACTTTTGTATGCACAAAAATGGGGGTATCTGACCCAGGTCCCGCACAGTCCACGGTCCTGCATATGTAACAGGTTGCCTGTAAGACCTATTATCAGCTTTTGTAATGATCAAAATTCCTCTGTGCCTCTACACTTGATCAGTGTAGTAAGTAGGTTGGTTCCATTGAATCACTATTTTGCCACATGTAGGCCTTGAGAGGTTTCCTGTGGTGGGGTCTTCAATTTCAGATTCTCACTGAACCGCCAAATTGAAGAGATCACATCTATCAGTGGCCAAAACAGCGCTCTTCCAAATGATTTTAAGACCAACTCTGGACTCATAAACCTTCTTGGACTGTGGCTAAACAGGACCACCCCTGGACTGAGCTTCGGATTAAAATGGCTCTACGGAGTAGCTCATCTGTCCCATGCATTGACAGTTCTGTCTGTATTTGGACGGGGTCTCTTGTATTAATGAAAGTGGCTTTTGCAGTTGTCTGCATGCTCTTTTCAGTGACCTTTGATTTGAAGTAACAGCTGTGAGGACCTTTATTCAGTCCCATGAGTGTTTAGAACCTGTTCCATCGGAGCGCTTCCCCGGCTGTTGGTCTCTCGGTGAGCGGCTCCGTGCGCTGGGGCCGGTTTCGATTGTTCCCTCTCCTTTCTGTGGTGCCAGGGCTGGTCCCAGGAGAGCCATGGCGGATGGAAGGATCTATGTGGGGAACCTTCCGATCGATGTGCAGGAGCGAGACATTGAGGATCTGTTCTTCAAGTATGGGAAGATTCGAGACATTGAGCTGAAGAACAACAGGGGCACCATCCCCTTTGCTTTTGTCCGTTTTGAGGACCCACGGTAAGCCGGAAGACCCTTTCCAGGGAATAGGACCCCATGTGGCTCGCTTCTTCAAGAGCAGAAGAACATGCGATTGAGGGAACTGTTTTAGTTATCGATCAGATCGGAATTCATCCCTTAGAAAGCCGCACAACTGACTTCGCTGATGTGGTTTCTGCTGAACTGTCAGATGAGCACCACAGGCGATTTTGATAAAACTCATAAATTTGACAATTTGTATCCACAAACAAAAGGCTTTGCAACCAAGTTTGCAGAGTGACCAGGCTTATTGCCTTACATTTGCAAGAAACAAATGTAGGAGGATGGTCTAGGGTAGGTCTAGTTTAAAAGGTACTTTCTGACAGTGTGGAGCTGTGAGGTGTCATTGGTCTATACTTTTCAGCAGGAGGGGAACTGATTGTCTGCTTTCATCTTTAGGGACGCGGAGGATGCAGTGTATGGGAGGAATGGCTACGGGTTTGGGGACTGTAAGCTGCGTGTGGAGTACCCTCGCTCTTCCGCCTCTAAGTTCACCGGTCCAATGGGAGGGGGCCCCAGGGGCAGGTTCGGCCCCCCAACTCGGAGATCGGAGTTCAGAGTCATTGTGACTGGTGAGTGAAAATGTGCATCTTGATTTGGAAGATCCaccggtgtttttttttccccttcccttttcagttttgaaagtgCTGAGTTCCGCTGCTTGAGCGGTGCCAAGGTTTTTGACAAACGACATACCTTGTAAAgggtgccagcagccatatcaccctgtaactcacagctggcagcccactgaagctcagcgggAATGagcctggcctttaccagtcattacctcctaataatccccgtctatgaactggcttcatcactctgttctcctccccactgagagctggtgtgtggggagcgtactggcgcactatggctgccatcgtatcatccaggtggggctgtacactggtggtggtggaggggatccccatgacctgtaaagcgttttgagtggagtgtccagaaaagcgctatagaagtgtaaacAATTAGTTGAGCAAGACCTGTGAATCCATCCTCCTCTTGCCTTTTCAAGGGCTGCCTCCCACGGGGAGCTGGCAGGACCTGAAGGACCACATGCGGGAAGCAGGGGACGTGTGCTTTGCGGACGTGCAGCGGGACGGGGAAGGAGTGGTGGAGTTCCTCCGAAGAGAGGACATGGAGTACGCCCTGCGCCGACTGGACAGGACTGAGTTTCGATCGCACCAGGTAGCTCCTCGGATTTCACGGCCAGGCGGTCTGTCGCCGTGGTTTGAACCGGTATTTCTCCACGTGGGGCTATGGCGTTCCCATTTCAAATGATCACTGAGCGGCCGAGTTGAAAATATTGCTTGTTACAGGGGCCAAAACTATTCTCAAAATAACTTTTCTGTGACTCATAAAACTCACGTTTTTAGTCTGTGGCTCTCTGGGACTCGTCCTGCTCTGAGCAGGAGCAGTTTTTAGGGTTATGCTATTCCCAGTCTACAGTGTTTTGGCAGTAGTACAGTAATTTGAAAGCTTCATTCTTTTATACCTTTTTACTGTGATCTAATAAAGTTCTGTAGAACCAGAGATGGAAGTATTTTGTAAGTATTGTCATTTTCGCATAATTCAGTTAAAATGTTTGACAAGCTTTTTATGAAAAActtcaaaatttattttaaaggttaATTGAGTTGGAGGAACATCAAGGAACAATTGGATCGGTTCCGATTTAGGCTTGTATAACATTCGTGTTTTTAAATGGGCTATTAATGACGAACCattgtcgttttttttttacctaccTGTTCCCGGTCTTTGCTGCAGGGGGAGACGGCATACATCCGTGTCCACGAGGAGCGAGGTTCAAGCTGGGGTCGCTCGCGGTCTCGCTCCAGGTCCCGAGGACGGTACTCGCCTTACCAAAGCCGGGGGTCCCCCCCTCGGTACCAGTCCCCCCCACCGCATCGCCACTCTCTGTCTCGCCATAGTCCGCCGCCCCGGCGTCTCCCCATACAGCATCACAGCCCCCCTCCCCGCCACTACCGGTAAACGCAACGGCAGGCGAAGGGTGTCCGTGGCTGGAGGTTTCTTTTTTGGGTCTTTTTTTTGATTTATCGTTTTAattccccccccctcccctcccctcccccagtCATTAATTTACATTCCACTATCGGGACTGTCCCCAAAGGTCTTCGGCTGTGGAAGCTCGCTAGAGAAATGCGCTGATGGCAGGAATGAACTCCAGTTTCCACTGTTCCGTTCTGAAAGGGAGGATttctgtagtgtgtgtgtgtgtcttcacGCAGATGTTTGTGAGATGGTACATCTAGATTAGGCTGAAGCTACTTGTCAGTCAGTTTAGGCCAGCTTTATGAATATAGTATTAATCATGTGGGTAAAAGCCTTTCTACGGATTCTTATACATGTGCTTAATATGAATTGGAACCACGGGGATTCTCCCTAACCCTGAATGTGCTGGCGTAAAACTGTGAAAGTCTGTTGTCGAAGAGCCCTTTTAGGACAGTCCTGCCTTCTGGATGGTCAACTTTTAGGCTTCTGTTTGTAGacactgaagttttttttgttttactttttatgttAAGTATGAAAGCAAggcatttttaacttttttctccAAATGTCATTTCTTTGTACTTAATCTCAGTGGCTGTGTATACAAGCagattttcaattttgtttttcaattaataAATGGAATATAAAATTGCTCTTTAATACAAGTGTGTTCAAAGAATCAAAATACAGCTTGTAGTACATGTACATGTAGAAAATGATTTTAAGGAAAAggcaagttcattttttttattaaacaaaaccaCCATACTTAATATACCCTCTCAGTTTCAGAAGTAGAAGATTTTGATATTCAACAGCATggaattggattttttttaatagtttgaaACCTGTCAACTTTTAATACAGTTGCAAATAagtatataaaatgtgtttttcaggtaACAAGATTTGTATATCAAATGGTCAGAACTATGATGGCAGGCATTGTTACATacaaattaaagtttaaaaatcaaCAAGAATGTTTAGTTGTAAAATATCTTGGCACTTTTTATTGGTCGTTATAAGCCTTAAATTAGATGTGTGAAGTGGTGTTTTGCATGACTGTCCTCCTATATGTATGAACATCGATATGTCTCTTCCTCAGATTATTTACCTCTCTGTTCAAGTATGTAAAACAGTATCTTTCTTTACTGGACTCACCAATTTAATGGTTTATTTAGTGCTCCTACTCAAATCACATTCAGCAGTCAATGCACAGTCAGCCTATTACAATGGCTGTGTTTAATGGTAAAATAATTGGACTGTGTCTGAGTTATATTGCTCTCAACCTAAAGGAAGTCAGATAGGTCAGAACACTGAAGAATGGCATATACTATGTTTATTTGACCAGTTATGGAGAATAATCCCCAGTACCCTAAATTTGTCAGATGGATATGTTCTGAATTACACTAAACCCCTGCACCACATCAACATTCCCTGAAAGCATCAAACAGGCAAGCCTTAAAACTCCTGAGGTATGGTAATGGTAGGCAGGGCTAACCGATCAGGTGATTCCTTCAAAATGTCTTTGCCTACCATTAAAAGGCTTCCAAATTCTATCCTCTTAAGCCACTGGCTCAGTGTTGACTTTGCTATACCTAGGGCAGACAATTACACCAGCAGCCCTTTTCCCTACATTAATCCACTGTCATCTTGACAGGAGGGACTATGAAAGACGCACATGCCCACTGCACTCAGCAGTCTCGACTGTCACCAGATGGCTCAGCGTCCCAGGGTCAGAATTCGGAGTTCTTCAGCAAACTGGCTCTCTCCTCTCGCTGTGGCAGGGGGATGTTCCCTGGACAAGAAGACAATGAGTGTCAATTGAGCTAAATCAATCTTTAAAACTGAGCTATATTTTTTAAGATTCCTGTACTTGAATAACAAAAACGTAGTAGAAAAGTTTCAGATGCTCTCACCCGGTGGAGCCACAAAGTACTCTTCCACGGTCTTACTGGAGGCACGAAGCAGCTGCTCGGCACATTCCCCTTCGCGTACACTGTCCTCTCTCAGATACAGCTGTCTGCAGGAAGGACACAGGAGACCAGAAGGGTCATGGCAGACTGGTGAAGACTGTCATGTGTGAATTAGTTCATGGCATTAatgcttaaaaatgtaaaaccttAAGTAACTTACtaaaaaaactgcattaaaaTTCCAAATGGTTCAACGTATCGTATTGCCCAACGCTGGTCACCCGCTGGTGAATCTTTAATCCAAAATCTTTAAACCAGTTCTCCAGACGGGTAATCTGAGGTGTCTCTTATTACCTAATGGAGGAAGAGGAAAACATGGCCTTGGAATTGGCCAGCTTCTCCCTCTAGGTGGTTCTTAGGAGAAAATGACCCCTCTCCATCAAAGAATTCAGACAATCACTTCACGGTCAGGGTTAGTGGTAAATAGCGTCTCACCGGTCCTCAAGCACAGAATCCATGGGCTCCACCCCCTCCGTGTCGATAATATGGAGCTGATCTGCAAATCGGATCGCTCTTTCCAGGCAGGCCACGCCTTCTTTGTTTCGGAAGTCCACCAGGGCCAAACGCTCCAACTTGTCCACTAAATCGGGAGGGACACGTGTCGGCTGTGGAAGACAGACCCCCAGCACGGTTGAAGTCTCTGGCAGAACTGCTAAACCAGACTCGTCAAGCTTCATTCCTGAACATCCACACTGATTTGTTGGAACTATCGCCAGTCCAGCTCTCGAAGCCCCTAATAAGTGTACTTATCTGATTCATCTGAAGAGCTCAGCACTTCTACAGCCCCAAAGGTGTTTTTACAGGTACTTTGCAGCAGGCCCCAAACACAAATGTTACTAAGAAAGTAGTGTCACTCTTCCATCTCTTACTCATGTGTTTTACAAGTAGCTCATTTCATCCAGGGGATCTCATGCAATTACTTCCTGAAAGTACTCAGGTTTCCAGCTAGCATTACCAACCGTTTGGATCACTGATAGAA from the Lepisosteus oculatus isolate fLepOcu1 chromosome 22, fLepOcu1.hap2, whole genome shotgun sequence genome contains:
- the gatc gene encoding glutamyl-tRNA(Gln) amidotransferase subunit C, mitochondrial isoform X2 encodes the protein MTPFIFRICKIMIWRAPKSIWRLRPVHPQSGVLCCPGIGAVKVGHNLNGYREIHRRAAVCQRQENTNVPKSKPTRVPPDLVDKLERLALVDFRNKEGVACLERAIRFADQLHIIDTEGVEPMDSVLEDRQLYLREDSVREGECAEQLLRASSKTVEEYFVAPPGNIPLPQREERASLLKNSEF
- the gatc gene encoding glutamyl-tRNA(Gln) amidotransferase subunit C, mitochondrial isoform X1; the protein is MTPFIFRICKIMIWRAPKSIWRLRPVHPQSGVLCCPGIGAVKVGHNLNGYREIHRRAAVCQRQENTNVPKSKVPQSPTWEPVEEKDLPPPTRVPPDLVDKLERLALVDFRNKEGVACLERAIRFADQLHIIDTEGVEPMDSVLEDRQLYLREDSVREGECAEQLLRASSKTVEEYFVAPPGNIPLPQREERASLLKNSEF
- the srsf9 gene encoding serine/arginine-rich splicing factor 9: MADGRIYVGNLPIDVQERDIEDLFFKYGKIRDIELKNNRGTIPFAFVRFEDPRDAEDAVYGRNGYGFGDCKLRVEYPRSSASKFTGPMGGGPRGRFGPPTRRSEFRVIVTGLPPTGSWQDLKDHMREAGDVCFADVQRDGEGVVEFLRREDMEYALRRLDRTEFRSHQGETAYIRVHEERGSSWGRSRSRSRSRGRYSPYQSRGSPPRYQSPPPHRHSLSRHSPPPRRLPIQHHSPPPRHYR